Proteins encoded together in one Hymenobacter monticola window:
- a CDS encoding T9SS type A sorting domain-containing protein, with amino-acid sequence MRNTFTSFRTLALLTLGLGTLPAAHAALIPVAVTGYNADVVANGAGTVTSSTTDDVDGGAVGNRFNFMAPTFVNPTGAAPTTSLPANGLFTSATTAGLTFQLAPYAANNSLRINGVGTGTLTFPTTQLAATEVYLLATSGNGASAFTATVNFADGTSQIFTNLSAADWFSGTTNIALRGFGRVGRDNNVIQNSTTDPRLYEFRLALVAANASKVIQSVSIAKSSTTGTLNVMGVSINSTVTAALSAREALAVNAYPNPTADRLTVQAPAEASPAATVQLLDHTGRILQAAPVRNREVRFDLGSLAAGLYLARYQDGDRTRTLKVVKQ; translated from the coding sequence ATGCGCAACACCTTTACTTCTTTCCGCACCCTGGCACTTCTAACGCTGGGGTTGGGCACCCTGCCAGCCGCCCATGCCGCGCTGATACCCGTGGCCGTGACCGGCTACAACGCCGACGTGGTGGCCAACGGCGCCGGCACCGTCACCTCCTCAACCACCGACGACGTGGACGGCGGGGCGGTGGGCAACCGCTTCAATTTCATGGCGCCGACGTTCGTGAACCCAACCGGCGCGGCGCCCACCACGTCGTTGCCAGCCAACGGCCTCTTTACCAGCGCCACCACGGCCGGCCTTACGTTTCAGCTCGCCCCTTATGCGGCCAACAACTCGCTGCGCATCAACGGCGTGGGCACGGGCACGTTGACTTTCCCCACCACGCAGCTGGCCGCTACCGAGGTGTACTTGCTGGCCACCTCCGGCAACGGGGCCAGCGCCTTCACGGCCACGGTTAACTTTGCCGATGGCACCTCGCAGATATTCACGAATCTTTCGGCGGCCGACTGGTTCTCGGGCACCACCAACATCGCCCTGCGCGGCTTTGGCCGGGTGGGCCGCGACAACAACGTCATCCAGAACAGCACCACCGACCCGCGCCTGTATGAATTCCGCTTGGCGCTGGTGGCCGCCAACGCCAGCAAGGTTATCCAAAGCGTGAGCATCGCCAAATCCTCCACCACCGGCACCCTCAACGTGATGGGGGTCAGCATTAATTCCACCGTTACGGCTGCGCTGTCGGCCCGGGAGGCCCTGGCCGTGAACGCCTACCCCAACCCCACGGCCGACCGCCTCACCGTGCAGGCGCCCGCCGAGGCCAGCCCGGCCGCCACCGTGCAGCTGCTCGACCACACCGGCCGCATCCTGCAAGCCGCGCCCGTGCGCAACCGCGAAGTCCGCTTCGACCTCGGCAGCCTGGCCGCCGGCCTCTACCTGGCCCGCTACCAGGACGGCGACCGCACCCGCACCCTGAAAGTGGTGAAACAATAA
- a CDS encoding ABC-F family ATP-binding cassette domain-containing protein, giving the protein MISISDLDFHFGSRTLYDNASLHIKPKDKIGLIGLNGTGKSTLLRLLVGEYKADGGSISMAKDVSLGFLNQDLLSYDTHESILHVAMQAFEEALELQKKIDEVLLQFETDYSDDLVDKLATMQERFEALGGYTMQARAEEILEGLGFSTEDLQKPLKSFSGGWRMRVMLAKILLQQPSLLLLDEPTNHLDLPSIKWIENYLADYEGAVIIVSHDRAFLDRTTNTTVEVLGGKLVPYAGNYSYYLEEKEERNLIQKGAFENQQAQIRQAERFIERFKAKASKAKQAQSRVKALDKLERIEDVAQDAAKINMKFTFKVEPGRHILRMEHVTKKYDQKLIFRDTNVHIERGDKIALIGANGKGKSTLMRLVAGTEAPTAGKHQLGHNVIMSFYAQHQLESLTLDNEILQEMSEAGSKRNDMELRSVLGSFLFTGDEVFKKIKVLSGGEKSRVALAKTLISEANFLLLDEPTNHLDMVSVNILIQALEQYEGTFIVISHDRYFVENVATKIWFIEDYQLKEYPGTYEEYERWQDDREKAAKKAGLPSPSANKPQPKEEKKAEAMPAKTSSPDQKKALKELAEVEAKIDTLEKELAGYEKQLADPKIYENAAQLKDATMKFEQVKKELAQLNDRWEMLAEV; this is encoded by the coding sequence ATGATTTCTATTTCCGACCTCGACTTCCACTTTGGCTCCCGCACGCTGTACGACAACGCCAGCCTGCACATCAAGCCCAAGGATAAAATCGGCCTCATCGGCCTCAACGGCACCGGCAAATCGACGCTGTTGCGCCTGCTGGTGGGCGAGTACAAGGCCGACGGCGGCTCGATTTCGATGGCCAAGGACGTGAGCTTGGGCTTTCTCAACCAGGATTTGCTGAGCTACGACACGCACGAAAGCATTCTGCACGTGGCCATGCAGGCCTTCGAGGAGGCGCTGGAACTGCAGAAGAAAATTGACGAGGTGCTGCTGCAGTTCGAAACCGACTACTCCGACGACCTGGTGGACAAGCTGGCCACCATGCAGGAGCGGTTTGAGGCGCTGGGCGGCTACACCATGCAGGCCCGCGCCGAAGAAATCCTGGAAGGCCTGGGCTTCAGTACCGAAGACCTGCAGAAGCCGCTGAAAAGCTTTTCGGGCGGCTGGCGCATGCGCGTGATGCTGGCCAAGATTCTGCTCCAGCAACCCTCCCTCCTGCTCCTCGACGAACCCACCAACCACTTGGACCTGCCGAGTATCAAGTGGATTGAGAACTACCTGGCCGACTACGAGGGCGCCGTCATCATCGTGAGCCACGACCGCGCCTTCCTCGACCGTACCACCAACACCACCGTGGAAGTGCTGGGCGGCAAACTAGTGCCCTACGCCGGCAACTACAGCTACTACCTCGAAGAAAAAGAGGAGCGCAACCTCATCCAGAAAGGCGCCTTTGAGAACCAGCAGGCCCAGATTCGACAGGCCGAGCGCTTCATTGAGCGCTTCAAGGCCAAGGCCAGCAAGGCCAAGCAGGCCCAGAGCCGCGTGAAAGCCCTCGACAAGCTGGAGCGCATTGAGGACGTGGCCCAGGACGCGGCCAAAATTAACATGAAGTTCACCTTCAAGGTGGAGCCCGGCCGCCACATCCTCCGCATGGAGCACGTGACGAAGAAATACGACCAGAAGCTCATCTTCCGCGACACCAACGTGCACATCGAGCGCGGCGACAAAATCGCGCTGATTGGCGCCAACGGCAAGGGCAAGTCGACGCTCATGCGCCTGGTGGCCGGCACTGAGGCGCCCACGGCGGGCAAGCACCAGCTGGGCCACAACGTGATTATGTCGTTCTACGCCCAGCACCAGCTCGAAAGCCTGACGCTCGACAATGAGATTTTGCAGGAAATGAGCGAGGCCGGCTCGAAGCGCAACGACATGGAATTGCGCTCGGTGCTGGGCTCGTTCCTTTTCACGGGCGACGAGGTGTTCAAGAAAATCAAGGTGCTGAGCGGCGGCGAGAAAAGCCGCGTGGCCCTGGCCAAAACCCTGATTTCGGAAGCCAACTTCCTGCTGCTCGACGAACCGACCAACCACCTGGACATGGTGTCGGTGAACATCCTCATTCAGGCCCTGGAGCAGTACGAGGGCACATTTATCGTCATCAGCCACGACCGCTACTTCGTGGAGAATGTGGCCACCAAAATCTGGTTTATCGAAGACTACCAGCTGAAAGAATACCCCGGCACTTACGAGGAATACGAGCGGTGGCAGGACGACCGCGAGAAGGCCGCCAAGAAAGCCGGCCTGCCCTCGCCATCGGCCAACAAGCCCCAGCCCAAGGAGGAGAAAAAGGCCGAGGCCATGCCCGCCAAAACGTCGTCGCCCGACCAGAAAAAAGCCCTCAAGGAGCTAGCCGAAGTAGAAGCCAAAATTGATACCTTGGAAAAGGAACTGGCCGGCTACGAAAAGCAGTTGGCCGACCCGAAAATCTACGAAAACGCCGCGCAGCTGAAAGACGCGACGATGAAATTCGAGCAGGTGAAAAAGGAACTGGCGCAGTTGAACGACCGGTGGGAAATGCTGGCGGAAGTGTAA
- a CDS encoding helix-hairpin-helix domain-containing protein, which translates to MKSKANIKLPLTDIEKANLRKNKIKIANIISFATDELEDLLNVTPERAKEIFALAEFQTIPSVGIKFAEDLVFLGYYSLNELKDKDGADLTNEYEIKRGYWTDPCVEDQFRLVVNFANTRDAKKTWWDFTEERKKFRVEKGYPKSRPQKAWYETLEYQRKDKKDSH; encoded by the coding sequence ATGAAAAGTAAGGCGAATATAAAACTTCCGCTGACAGATATTGAAAAAGCGAATTTGAGGAAAAACAAAATCAAAATTGCCAATATCATCAGTTTTGCAACTGACGAATTGGAAGATTTGCTTAATGTTACACCTGAACGAGCAAAAGAAATTTTTGCGTTGGCAGAATTTCAAACCATTCCATCAGTCGGAATAAAATTTGCTGAAGACCTTGTGTTTTTAGGTTACTATTCACTTAACGAACTAAAGGATAAAGACGGTGCTGACCTGACGAACGAATACGAGATAAAAAGAGGTTATTGGACAGACCCTTGTGTTGAGGACCAGTTCAGATTAGTGGTAAACTTTGCAAATACACGCGACGCAAAAAAAACGTGGTGGGACTTTACCGAAGAACGAAAAAAGTTTCGCGTTGAGAAGGGGTATCCAAAAAGCAGACCTCAAAAAGCGTGGTATGAAACATTAGAATACCAACGAAAAGACAAAAAAGACAGCCACTAA
- a CDS encoding DUF4256 domain-containing protein → MAKKNYKELPMERREELINILKTRFAKHPGRHQGLAWPDVQARLEAKPAKLWTLDDMETTGGEPDVVGLDAQTGEYLFFDCTAESPAGRRSLCYDREGLKSRKEHRPATSALDLAADMGIELLTEAQYRELQQLGRFDAKTSSWLQTPANIRTLGGALFADFRFGTVFVYHNGAQAYYSGRGFRGVLKV, encoded by the coding sequence ATGGCAAAAAAGAACTACAAGGAACTGCCCATGGAGCGCCGGGAGGAGCTCATCAACATCTTAAAAACGCGTTTTGCAAAGCACCCGGGCCGCCACCAAGGCTTGGCTTGGCCCGACGTGCAGGCCCGGCTGGAAGCCAAGCCGGCAAAGCTCTGGACGCTCGACGACATGGAAACCACCGGCGGCGAGCCCGACGTGGTGGGCCTTGACGCCCAAACGGGCGAATACCTGTTCTTCGACTGCACCGCCGAAAGCCCGGCCGGCCGCCGCAGCCTCTGCTACGACCGCGAAGGGCTGAAATCGCGCAAAGAGCACCGACCCGCCACCAGCGCCTTGGACCTGGCCGCGGACATGGGCATCGAGTTGCTGACCGAGGCCCAGTACCGTGAATTGCAGCAGCTGGGCCGCTTCGACGCCAAGACTTCCAGCTGGCTGCAAACGCCGGCGAATATCCGAACGCTCGGCGGGGCCCTTTTCGCCGACTTCCGCTTCGGCACCGTCTTCGTGTATCACAACGGCGCGCAGGCGTACTACAGCGGGCGGGGCTTTCGGGGCGTGCTAAAGGTTTGA
- a CDS encoding GNAT family N-acetyltransferase: MLPPPMLTFDFTHFPTLRTERLTLRQLTGTDAPALFALRSDPQVMLYIPRPLATSVADCEALIDMMNEGMSRHELLHWGVALRSSGELIGTIGFYRLQPENHRAEIGYMLLPARQGLGLMQEAVAAVLNHGFEVLNLHSVEGVIDPQNVASARVLQRAGFVQEGLFRENEYWEGKFLDTAYYSLLCPASR; encoded by the coding sequence TTGCTGCCTCCCCCCATGCTCACCTTCGATTTCACTCACTTCCCCACCCTCCGCACCGAGCGCCTAACGCTGCGCCAACTCACCGGCACCGACGCGCCCGCCCTGTTTGCCCTGCGCTCCGACCCGCAGGTGATGCTGTATATTCCCCGACCACTGGCCACGTCGGTAGCCGATTGCGAAGCCCTGATTGACATGATGAACGAAGGCATGAGCCGGCACGAGCTGCTCCACTGGGGCGTGGCCCTGCGTTCGTCGGGCGAGCTCATTGGCACCATCGGCTTCTACCGGCTGCAGCCCGAAAACCACCGGGCCGAAATCGGCTACATGCTGCTGCCCGCCCGGCAGGGCCTGGGCCTGATGCAGGAGGCGGTGGCGGCCGTGCTGAACCATGGCTTCGAGGTGCTGAACCTGCACTCGGTGGAAGGCGTCATCGACCCGCAGAACGTGGCCTCGGCGCGGGTGTTGCAACGGGCGGGCTTTGTGCAGGAAGGGCTTTTTCGGGAAAACGAATACTGGGAAGGCAAATTTCTGGACACCGCTTATTATTCGCTGCTCTGCCCCGCCAGCCGCTGA
- a CDS encoding type IX secretion system plug protein produces MRFLPLASLLLATACVPLGTPITDPNASRVGTQKPPEYYADKTLKYQDYAYSPDVRSVQCYVATGQPNEVFQPPVVPLGQSGAVTLEFDVLGEQSQRFTAKLIHCDVDWQPSILTDMQFLNEINEFLITDYRVGTGTKTPYFHYRMRAPQVKISGNYLLVVQSPGGVPVVSRRLLVYENQVSVGLKPGIVIGGKERFTMQQLDFSVGYGAVELVNPAVEVKVVLRQNFRWDNAKYNLRPTFVRDADRRLEYQYFNFENAFPGLSEYRFFDTRSVQSVGIGVLHVNPQARPVTTAELLPETSRALTAYNQYVDANGQRVFESREYGNGATNADYFDVTFQLKADQPAPGPVYAFGAFSDWQLRDEYKLTYNEATQLYTGHALLKQGYYNYDFAVGGARGANEAYFEGSHYETENQYDLLVYYRPPGTRADLLIGYQMVDMNSRQ; encoded by the coding sequence ATGCGTTTCCTTCCCCTCGCCTCCCTCCTGCTAGCCACGGCCTGCGTGCCGCTGGGCACCCCCATCACCGACCCCAACGCCAGCCGCGTCGGCACCCAGAAGCCGCCGGAATACTACGCCGACAAAACCCTGAAGTACCAAGACTACGCCTACTCGCCCGACGTGCGCAGCGTGCAGTGCTACGTGGCCACGGGCCAGCCCAACGAGGTGTTTCAGCCGCCGGTGGTGCCGCTGGGGCAGTCGGGGGCCGTCACGCTGGAGTTTGACGTGCTGGGCGAGCAGAGCCAGCGCTTCACGGCCAAGCTCATTCACTGCGACGTGGACTGGCAGCCGTCCATCCTCACGGACATGCAGTTTCTCAATGAGATAAACGAATTTCTCATCACCGACTACCGGGTGGGCACGGGCACCAAAACGCCGTATTTCCACTACCGGATGCGGGCGCCCCAGGTGAAAATCAGCGGCAACTACCTGCTGGTGGTGCAAAGCCCGGGCGGTGTGCCGGTGGTGTCGCGCCGGCTGCTGGTATACGAAAACCAGGTGAGCGTGGGCCTGAAGCCGGGCATCGTGATAGGCGGCAAGGAGCGGTTCACGATGCAGCAGCTTGACTTTTCGGTGGGCTACGGCGCCGTGGAGCTGGTGAACCCGGCCGTGGAAGTGAAGGTGGTGCTGCGTCAGAACTTCCGCTGGGACAACGCCAAGTACAACCTGCGCCCCACCTTCGTGCGCGACGCCGACCGCCGCCTCGAATACCAATACTTCAACTTCGAAAACGCTTTTCCCGGCCTGAGCGAGTACCGCTTTTTCGATACCCGCTCGGTGCAGAGCGTAGGCATTGGCGTGCTGCACGTTAACCCCCAGGCCCGGCCCGTGACCACGGCCGAGCTGCTGCCCGAAACCTCGCGTGCCCTCACCGCCTACAACCAGTATGTGGACGCCAACGGCCAGCGCGTGTTCGAGAGCCGAGAGTACGGCAACGGCGCCACCAACGCCGACTACTTCGACGTGACCTTTCAATTGAAGGCCGACCAGCCGGCGCCGGGGCCGGTGTACGCCTTCGGGGCGTTCAGCGACTGGCAGCTCCGGGACGAGTATAAGCTGACCTACAACGAAGCCACCCAGCTCTACACCGGTCACGCCCTGCTCAAACAAGGCTACTACAACTACGATTTTGCGGTGGGCGGCGCGCGCGGCGCCAACGAAGCCTATTTCGAAGGCAGCCACTACGAAACCGAAAACCAGTACGACCTGCTGGTGTACTACCGCCCGCCCGGCACCCGCGCCGACCTGCTCATCGGCTACCAGATGGTGGACATGAACAGCCGGCAATAG
- a CDS encoding M48 family metalloprotease, which translates to MKQLVLPAVGAAALALFGGCATNPVTGKKEVMLVSEGQELAMGQQSDPAVTAQMGLYDDKKIQAFINEKGKKMGAVSHRANVDFQFRVVDSPVINAFAIPGGYVYFTRGIMAHFNNEAQFAGVLGHEIGHVTARHSAKQQTNSILGQVGLMGAMIASPRLAQFGEQAMQGMQLLFLKFGRDDERQSDELGVQYSSKIGYDASQMADFFQTLSRQQQLSKTEAIPDFLSTHPNPEDRYNTVHQLADQWKQANGNPKLAVNRDQYLRLIDGLVYGDDPKQGFVENSVFYHPELKFRFPIPAGWKSQNSPSQFQMADPAGKGLLILLPAPGTTPEEAAQAVAKQMSLQATEAPRRTTINGFPALVFVADQVQQDQQTGQQVAGVRVLGHIIQDGKSLYALLGVSAPADFPTYAAQFSSVAEGFQRLTEPDKLNRQPERIRIVKLKLRSNLQQAFAANGVPEKRYEELAILNGMPLNEQVNAGSLIKIVGK; encoded by the coding sequence ATGAAACAACTTGTTCTTCCGGCCGTTGGCGCGGCGGCCCTGGCCTTGTTCGGCGGCTGCGCCACCAACCCCGTCACGGGCAAAAAAGAAGTCATGCTGGTGTCTGAAGGCCAGGAGCTGGCCATGGGCCAGCAGTCGGACCCGGCCGTGACGGCCCAGATGGGCTTGTATGATGACAAGAAAATCCAGGCTTTCATCAACGAAAAAGGCAAGAAGATGGGGGCCGTGTCGCACCGCGCCAACGTGGACTTTCAGTTTCGGGTGGTCGATTCGCCCGTCATCAACGCCTTCGCCATTCCGGGCGGCTACGTGTACTTCACGCGCGGCATCATGGCCCATTTCAACAACGAAGCCCAGTTTGCCGGCGTGCTGGGCCACGAAATCGGCCACGTCACGGCCCGCCACTCGGCCAAGCAGCAAACCAATTCCATCCTGGGCCAGGTGGGCCTGATGGGCGCTATGATAGCCTCGCCCCGGCTGGCGCAGTTTGGCGAGCAGGCCATGCAGGGCATGCAGCTGCTGTTCCTGAAATTTGGGCGCGACGACGAGCGCCAGTCCGACGAGCTGGGCGTGCAGTATTCGTCGAAAATTGGCTACGACGCCAGCCAGATGGCCGATTTTTTCCAGACGCTGTCGCGGCAGCAGCAGCTGTCGAAGACCGAGGCCATTCCCGATTTTCTGAGCACGCACCCCAACCCCGAGGACCGGTACAACACCGTGCACCAGCTGGCCGACCAGTGGAAGCAGGCCAACGGCAACCCCAAGCTGGCCGTGAACCGCGACCAGTACCTGCGCCTCATCGACGGCCTGGTGTACGGCGACGACCCCAAGCAGGGCTTCGTGGAAAACAGCGTGTTTTACCACCCCGAGCTGAAGTTTCGCTTTCCCATTCCGGCGGGCTGGAAGTCGCAGAACTCGCCTTCCCAGTTCCAAATGGCCGACCCTGCCGGCAAGGGCCTGCTCATCTTGCTGCCCGCCCCCGGCACCACCCCGGAGGAAGCCGCCCAGGCCGTGGCCAAGCAAATGAGCCTGCAAGCCACCGAAGCCCCGCGCCGCACCACCATCAACGGCTTCCCGGCCCTGGTGTTTGTGGCCGACCAGGTGCAGCAGGACCAGCAAACCGGCCAGCAGGTGGCCGGCGTGCGGGTCTTGGGCCACATCATTCAGGACGGCAAAAGCCTGTATGCCTTGCTGGGCGTATCGGCGCCAGCCGACTTTCCCACCTACGCGGCCCAGTTCAGCAGCGTGGCCGAAGGCTTCCAGCGCCTCACCGAGCCCGACAAGCTCAACCGCCAGCCCGAGCGCATCCGCATCGTGAAACTCAAGCTGCGCAGCAACCTGCAGCAGGCCTTCGCCGCCAACGGCGTGCCCGAAAAACGCTACGAAGAGTTGGCCATCCTCAACGGCATGCCGCTCAACGAGCAGGTCAATGCCGGGTCCCTCATCAAGATAGTCGGCAAATAA
- a CDS encoding M48 family metalloprotease encodes MAIHTSRGLRTGAALLLLLPLASISSVRNWAESFPAATATPTAPAARPLQGAKPDPAVIAQFGLYNNAKLQSLITAKGKQMTAISDRPGDYGFTVVDSPIINAFATPDGHVYFTRGIMAHFNNEAQFAGVLGHELGHITAQHGKKQSRNNTVAGIGMLLGSIIAPRVMQSVGGIVQQGVGLWMLKYSRGDENEADQLGVKYSTKIGYDASYMADFFQTLQRTEAQSGSSIPTFLSSHPNSADRYTRVKQLAAQAKQSAGRSTFAVNRDQYLRSIEGLTFGEDPRQGFVESGVFYHPDLKFRFPIPSGWKSNNSPETFQMQEPNGKAMLVFLGASGNSLDAAAQSLAKSIGVANAQAQKTTINGFPALVFEGDQQAQDQQSTPAHVLAQLIQDGNSIYAFVGLAASGSFGTYAPQFQRAAQGYARLTEADKLNRQPEHIHIRTATGTQTLASALASAGVPSKRYEEMAILNGMKTTDKLPKGMLYKVVGR; translated from the coding sequence ATGGCTATTCATACTTCCCGAGGGCTGCGCACGGGTGCCGCCCTTCTGCTCCTGCTTCCCCTGGCCAGCATTTCCAGTGTCCGCAACTGGGCCGAGAGCTTTCCGGCCGCTACCGCTACGCCCACGGCTCCCGCCGCCCGCCCCCTACAGGGCGCCAAGCCCGACCCGGCCGTTATTGCCCAGTTTGGCTTGTATAATAACGCCAAGCTGCAAAGCCTCATCACGGCCAAGGGCAAGCAGATGACGGCCATCTCGGACCGCCCCGGCGACTACGGTTTCACGGTGGTCGATTCGCCCATCATCAACGCCTTTGCTACGCCCGACGGCCACGTGTATTTCACGCGCGGCATCATGGCCCACTTCAACAACGAAGCCCAGTTTGCTGGCGTGCTGGGCCATGAGTTGGGCCACATCACGGCGCAGCACGGCAAAAAGCAGAGCCGCAACAACACCGTCGCCGGCATCGGCATGCTGCTCGGCTCCATCATCGCGCCGCGCGTGATGCAGTCGGTGGGCGGCATTGTGCAGCAGGGCGTGGGCTTGTGGATGTTGAAATACAGCCGCGGCGACGAGAACGAGGCCGACCAATTGGGGGTGAAATACTCCACCAAAATCGGCTACGACGCCAGCTACATGGCCGATTTCTTCCAGACGCTGCAGCGCACCGAGGCCCAGAGCGGCAGCAGCATCCCCACCTTCCTCAGCAGCCACCCCAACTCGGCTGACCGCTACACCCGCGTGAAGCAGCTGGCCGCCCAGGCCAAGCAAAGCGCCGGCCGCAGCACCTTCGCCGTGAACCGCGACCAGTACCTGCGCTCCATCGAGGGCCTGACCTTCGGCGAAGACCCACGCCAGGGCTTTGTGGAGAGCGGCGTGTTCTACCACCCCGATTTGAAGTTCCGTTTCCCCATCCCCTCGGGCTGGAAGTCGAATAACTCGCCCGAAACGTTCCAGATGCAGGAGCCTAACGGCAAGGCGATGCTGGTGTTCCTCGGCGCCTCGGGCAACTCGCTCGATGCCGCCGCCCAAAGCCTGGCCAAATCCATCGGCGTGGCCAACGCCCAAGCCCAGAAAACGACCATCAACGGCTTCCCGGCCCTCGTATTTGAAGGCGACCAGCAGGCGCAGGACCAACAGAGCACGCCGGCCCACGTGCTGGCCCAGCTCATCCAGGACGGCAACAGCATCTACGCCTTCGTGGGCCTGGCCGCGTCGGGCTCGTTCGGCACCTACGCGCCGCAGTTTCAGCGCGCCGCCCAGGGCTACGCCCGCCTCACCGAAGCCGATAAGCTGAATCGCCAGCCCGAGCACATCCACATCCGCACCGCCACCGGCACCCAAACGCTGGCTTCGGCCTTGGCCTCGGCTGGCGTGCCGAGCAAGCGTTACGAAGAAATGGCCATTCTCAACGGCATGAAAACGACGGATAAGCTGCCAAAGGGCATGTTGTATAAGGTGGTGGGCCGCTGA
- the ychF gene encoding redox-regulated ATPase YchF → MGLRCGIVGLPNVGKSTLFNALSNAKAESANYPFCTIEPNVGVITVPDERLQILEALVNPKRVLPTIIEFVDIAGLVKGASKGEGLGNKFLANIREVDAIIHVVRCFDDPNIVHVAGGVDPVFDKDVIDTELQLKDLESVEKKLQKSERSAKAGDAVAKKEVVSLQKFKAALEAGQNARAVDASADDLEAIADLQLLTIKPVIYVANVDEASIASNGNNHVTALREHVKAEGAQVVLVSAAIEAQIAEMEDPEEKAMFLGEYGLTESGLNKLIRASYELLNLITYFTAGVQEVRAWTIHRGDKAPAAAGVIHSDFEKGFIRAEVIKLPDYQEYKTEVKIKEAGKMAVEGKDYVVQDGDIMHFRFNV, encoded by the coding sequence ATGGGCCTCCGCTGCGGTATCGTCGGCTTGCCGAACGTCGGTAAATCCACCCTTTTCAACGCACTCTCGAACGCCAAGGCCGAATCGGCCAACTACCCGTTCTGCACCATCGAGCCCAACGTGGGCGTCATCACCGTGCCCGATGAGCGCCTGCAAATCCTGGAAGCGCTGGTGAACCCCAAGCGCGTGCTGCCCACCATCATCGAGTTTGTCGACATCGCCGGCCTCGTGAAGGGCGCCAGCAAGGGCGAGGGCCTGGGCAATAAATTCCTGGCCAACATCCGCGAGGTGGACGCCATCATTCACGTGGTGCGCTGCTTCGACGACCCCAACATCGTGCACGTGGCCGGCGGCGTCGACCCCGTGTTCGACAAAGACGTTATTGATACCGAGCTGCAGCTCAAGGACCTGGAAAGCGTCGAGAAGAAGCTGCAGAAATCGGAGCGCAGCGCCAAGGCCGGCGACGCCGTGGCCAAGAAGGAAGTGGTGTCGCTGCAGAAATTCAAAGCTGCCCTCGAAGCCGGCCAGAACGCCCGCGCCGTGGACGCCTCGGCCGACGACCTCGAAGCCATTGCCGACCTGCAACTGCTCACCATCAAGCCCGTGATTTACGTGGCCAACGTGGACGAGGCCAGCATTGCCAGCAACGGCAACAACCACGTGACGGCCCTGCGCGAGCACGTGAAAGCCGAAGGCGCCCAGGTGGTACTGGTGTCGGCCGCCATCGAAGCGCAGATTGCCGAGATGGAAGACCCCGAGGAAAAAGCCATGTTCCTGGGCGAATACGGCCTCACCGAGTCGGGCCTGAACAAGCTCATCCGGGCCAGCTACGAGCTGCTGAACCTGATTACCTACTTCACCGCCGGCGTGCAGGAAGTACGCGCCTGGACCATCCATCGCGGCGACAAAGCACCCGCCGCGGCCGGCGTCATCCACTCCGATTTCGAGAAGGGCTTCATCCGCGCCGAGGTCATCAAGCTGCCCGATTACCAGGAATATAAGACCGAGGTAAAAATCAAAGAAGCCGGCAAAATGGCCGTGGAAGGCAAAGACTACGTGGTGCAAGACGGCGACATCATGCACTTCCGGTTTAACGTGTAA